DNA sequence from the Methanolobus sp. ZRKC5 genome:
GTTAATGCGTCAAAAGGGAACGGATGCGCAGCCAATGAAGAGTGTTCCAGATGTATTTTCCATACTGCTGCGATAGAGACATTCAAAACACGAAAGAACATCCATAAAAGAGAAGGAACCACCACAATTAAGTTACCCAACAGTGTACAACTTGAACAGAACGTACTAGTCTCAACTGCCTATATCGACATATATGATGATGAAAAAGTAATCCTCAGTGTTGAGCACATAACAGAGAGAAAAAGAGCAGAGAAAGCAATGCTCATGTCTAAAATGGAAGCTGAAGAAGCAAATCGAACAAAAAGTGAATTCCTTGCAACCATGAGTCATGAACTGAGGACACCACTGAATGCTGTTATCGGCTATTCGGACATGTTACAGGAAAATATTTTTGGAGAACTGAACGTAAAGCAAAAGAGATTCGCAAGCCACATATCAACAAGTGGAAAGCATCTGCTGGAGCTAATCAATGACATCCTGGACCTTTCAAAAGTAGAGGCAGGGAAAATTGAGCTGCACTTTGAGGAATTTGATGCCAATGAAGTCATGAGAAATGTGTGCAACATTACCAGTCCCCTTGCCAGGAAAAAGCATATAGATATCGAGTTCTTGACATCAAAAAGCCTGAAGATACACGCAGACAAGACCAGGTTTAAGCAAATACTTTACAACCTCATAAGCAATGCTATAAAATTTACTCAGGAAAGGGGCCATATAGAGATTGTTGCAGCTGTTGAAGATGATATGTTGAAACTATCTGTAATCGATAATGGTATAGGAATGAACGAAGATGAACAAAGTAAACTTTTTACTCCATTCTACCAGGCAGATTCCTCCATTTCAAGAAAATACCAGGGTACAGGACTTGGACTGTCAATTGCCAAACAAATGGTAGAATTACATGATGGTAAAATAGAAGTAGAAAGTAAAGCTGGCAAAGGTAGCACTTTCACTTTAAATATACCTGTCAGTCAAAATATTTAAAAAGATGGTCAAATAAAACCATCTATCAATTCTTCCACTAATTCTGTTTTTGGAGTATTCTTATAGAGAGGACCCTGAACGAGAACATCAAGGTAGTCCTCAAAACTTGGCTTTTCATTCACATAGAAAACACCCAGAGGAATCTTATCGCCCCATTCAAGCGATTTCTCAAAAGCCCTCACCCGGTCATTTAACTCATAGCCGGACTCATTCATTTCATAAACTCTTTCAGAGTACCACTTAAAAGTATTCAGCTTGTTGAAAGAAACACATGGCTGAAGCACATCAACAAGAGAAAGACCTTTGTGCTCTATGGCTTTTTCAATAAGTTTGGAAAGGTGGGAGATATTACCAGCATACCCACGGCTTACAAACGAACAATCCA
Encoded proteins:
- a CDS encoding HAMP domain-containing sensor histidine kinase, with amino-acid sequence MEISKTSKEASIGKKSGEIFSCVNASKGNGCAANEECSRCIFHTAAIETFKTRKNIHKREGTTTIKLPNSVQLEQNVLVSTAYIDIYDDEKVILSVEHITERKRAEKAMLMSKMEAEEANRTKSEFLATMSHELRTPLNAVIGYSDMLQENIFGELNVKQKRFASHISTSGKHLLELINDILDLSKVEAGKIELHFEEFDANEVMRNVCNITSPLARKKHIDIEFLTSKSLKIHADKTRFKQILYNLISNAIKFTQERGHIEIVAAVEDDMLKLSVIDNGIGMNEDEQSKLFTPFYQADSSISRKYQGTGLGLSIAKQMVELHDGKIEVESKAGKGSTFTLNIPVSQNI